One window of Streptomyces sp. NBC_00273 genomic DNA carries:
- the ppsA gene encoding phosphoenolpyruvate synthase gives MASTRRVIPFAELGRQEVASVGGKNASLGEMTAHLADAGVRVPPGFATTAAAYGELLDGHGLRGRIEEQIARLHEGAALDEVGAAIRSMTLAEPLPPGLRAEIVSAYEQLGRDEGRADPEVAVRSSATAEDLPEASFAGQQETYLNVRGTAQLLESVHRCYASLYTDRAIDYRERMGFDHLQVALSVGVQIMVRSDLAGAGVIFTLDPESGFPEVIVISAACGLGETVVSGQVDPDEYTVFKPSLKDPDLDPLIDVRVGAKRRKAVYAEHGLTRTVDTTDEERLQRVLNDTEVRLLADWALTVEGHYGCPMDLEWAKDGLTGDLWIVQARPETVQSRRAASTLRRCRLTAVPGTPLVDGIAVGEAIGSGPVVVMDSPVDLDRFPSGGVLVTGITDPDWEPIMKCASAIVTDHGGRTSHAAIVSRELGVPAVVGTGRATQALYDGQKVTVSCAEGGRGKVYDGVLAYEETETDLADIPATRTHVMLNLADPAAAFRWWRLPADGVGLARLEFIVAHQVKVHPMALLHPERLDPADRCAVDQLTEGYLDRTRYFTDRLAYGIARIAASRWPAPVIVRTSDFKTNEYARLVGGRPFEPVEANPMIGWRGASRYYSDGYREGFALECRALRRVRDEMGLTNVVVMIPFCRSLEEADRVLGVMAEEGLRRGENGLKVYVMAEIPANVILAQDFAERFDGFSIGSNDLTQLTLGVDRDSEALAHVFDETNPAVTRSIEILVPRAQAAGRPVGLCGQRPSDDPAFTEFLVKAGIDSISVAPDSFAAVKHHVAAAESVRYGEGRTAPSGTRWSQAEQPSVS, from the coding sequence ATGGCAAGCACGCGGCGCGTCATACCGTTCGCGGAACTCGGCCGGCAGGAAGTCGCCAGTGTCGGGGGTAAGAACGCCTCACTGGGTGAGATGACCGCCCACCTGGCCGATGCCGGCGTGCGCGTCCCTCCGGGGTTCGCAACGACGGCCGCCGCGTACGGAGAGCTGCTGGACGGACACGGACTCCGGGGGCGGATCGAGGAACAGATCGCGCGCCTGCACGAGGGCGCCGCGCTCGATGAGGTCGGGGCCGCGATACGGTCGATGACCCTCGCCGAGCCGCTGCCCCCAGGGCTGCGGGCCGAGATCGTCTCGGCGTACGAGCAGCTGGGGCGCGACGAAGGCCGCGCGGACCCCGAGGTGGCCGTACGCAGCAGCGCCACCGCCGAGGACCTGCCGGAGGCGAGCTTCGCAGGCCAGCAGGAGACCTACCTGAACGTGCGCGGGACCGCCCAATTGCTGGAGTCGGTGCATCGCTGCTATGCGTCCCTCTACACCGATCGAGCCATCGACTACCGGGAGCGGATGGGCTTCGACCACCTCCAGGTCGCTCTCTCGGTCGGTGTTCAAATCATGGTCCGGTCGGACCTGGCCGGTGCAGGGGTGATCTTCACCCTCGACCCGGAGAGCGGATTCCCCGAGGTCATCGTCATCAGCGCGGCGTGCGGACTGGGCGAGACGGTCGTCAGCGGGCAGGTCGACCCCGACGAGTACACCGTCTTCAAGCCGAGCCTGAAGGACCCGGATCTGGACCCGCTGATCGACGTACGTGTCGGAGCGAAGCGGCGGAAGGCGGTCTATGCGGAACATGGACTGACGCGGACCGTTGATACCACCGACGAGGAGCGCTTGCAGAGGGTCCTGAACGACACCGAAGTGAGGCTCCTCGCCGACTGGGCGCTGACCGTCGAAGGGCACTACGGCTGCCCCATGGACCTGGAATGGGCCAAAGACGGCCTCACCGGCGACCTGTGGATCGTGCAGGCCCGGCCCGAGACCGTTCAGTCCCGCCGCGCCGCCTCCACCCTGCGCCGCTGCCGCCTGACGGCCGTGCCAGGTACGCCTCTCGTGGACGGCATCGCTGTCGGCGAGGCCATCGGCAGCGGGCCCGTCGTCGTCATGGACTCGCCCGTCGACCTCGACCGCTTCCCGTCCGGCGGGGTGCTCGTCACCGGTATCACCGACCCGGACTGGGAACCGATCATGAAGTGTGCCTCCGCCATCGTCACCGACCACGGCGGCCGCACGTCCCACGCTGCGATCGTCAGCCGCGAACTCGGCGTCCCCGCCGTCGTCGGTACCGGCCGTGCGACTCAGGCCCTGTACGACGGACAGAAGGTGACCGTCTCCTGTGCCGAAGGCGGACGCGGCAAGGTCTACGACGGGGTGCTCGCCTATGAGGAGACCGAGACCGACCTCGCGGACATCCCCGCCACCCGGACGCACGTCATGCTCAATCTCGCTGACCCGGCCGCCGCCTTCCGGTGGTGGCGCCTGCCGGCCGATGGCGTCGGCCTGGCCCGGCTGGAGTTCATAGTGGCGCACCAGGTCAAGGTCCACCCGATGGCCCTGCTGCACCCCGAGCGCCTGGATCCCGCCGACCGCTGCGCCGTCGACCAGCTCACCGAGGGATACCTCGACCGCACCCGCTACTTCACCGATCGCCTGGCGTACGGCATCGCCCGGATCGCCGCCTCCCGGTGGCCCGCCCCCGTCATCGTACGGACCAGCGACTTCAAGACCAACGAGTACGCGCGCCTTGTCGGCGGTCGGCCGTTCGAGCCGGTCGAGGCCAACCCGATGATCGGCTGGCGGGGCGCGAGCCGCTACTACAGCGACGGATACCGGGAGGGCTTCGCCCTCGAGTGCCGGGCCCTGCGCAGGGTCCGCGACGAGATGGGCCTGACCAACGTCGTCGTCATGATCCCCTTCTGTCGCAGCCTCGAAGAGGCCGACCGGGTGCTTGGTGTCATGGCTGAGGAAGGCCTCCGCCGTGGGGAGAACGGGCTGAAGGTCTACGTCATGGCGGAGATCCCCGCCAACGTCATCCTGGCCCAGGACTTCGCCGAACGCTTCGACGGTTTCTCCATCGGCAGCAACGACCTAACCCAGCTCACCCTGGGTGTCGACCGCGACTCCGAAGCCCTCGCCCACGTCTTCGACGAGACCAACCCGGCGGTCACCCGGAGCATCGAGATCCTCGTCCCTCGTGCTCAGGCAGCGGGCCGCCCCGTCGGTCTCTGTGGCCAGCGCCCGAGCGACGACCCCGCCTTCACGGAGTTCCTGGTCAAGGCCGGGATCGACTCCATCTCCGTCGCCCCGGACAGCTTCGCCGCGGTCAAGCACCACGTGGCCGCCGCCGAATCGGTCCGGTACGGGGAGGGCCGAACGGCCCCATCAGGGACCCGATGGTCCCAAGCGGAGCAGCCGTCCGTCTCGTGA
- a CDS encoding Hsp20/alpha crystallin family protein has translation MSGTHLERRRSPIPDFRDWFGTEFPRFPLWRSSFDTFPIPIEVTNKEGQYTLRAELPGMDPDKDIQITVEGDTLTVSAEHTESKEEKDHSEFRYGSFQRVVRLPGPIPSDEVEAAYEDGILTVRVLMPASPEESRRSIPVKRTTGDGRGDSS, from the coding sequence ATGTCAGGAACGCACCTGGAGCGCAGGCGCAGCCCGATCCCCGATTTCAGGGACTGGTTCGGCACCGAATTCCCACGGTTCCCGCTGTGGCGGTCGTCGTTCGACACCTTCCCGATCCCGATCGAGGTGACCAACAAGGAGGGGCAGTACACGCTGCGCGCCGAACTTCCCGGGATGGACCCCGACAAGGACATCCAGATCACGGTTGAGGGGGACACCCTCACCGTCAGCGCCGAGCACACCGAGAGCAAGGAGGAGAAGGATCACTCGGAGTTCCGCTACGGCTCCTTCCAGAGAGTTGTGCGCCTGCCCGGGCCGATCCCCTCCGACGAAGTCGAGGCAGCGTATGAGGACGGCATCCTCACCGTGCGCGTGCTCATGCCGGCCTCGCCCGAGGAGTCCAGGCGCAGCATCCCCGTCAAGCGCACCACGGGGGACGGCAGGGGAGACTCGTCATGA
- a CDS encoding flavodoxin domain-containing protein — MTSKRVLVAYGTKHGATAGIASEIGRTLREDGLDAVVVPADDVDDVRGYDAVVLGGALYAGHWSGKAKRCAERNEHYLQHRPVYLFSSGPVDSSAEQHDIAPVPAVAREMERLGAREHITFGGSVTASTPGFIARAMVRAGKGGDFRNPERIRTWAHHISAELAAPH, encoded by the coding sequence ATGACGTCCAAGCGCGTCCTGGTCGCCTACGGCACCAAGCACGGTGCGACCGCCGGAATCGCGTCCGAGATCGGCAGGACCCTGCGTGAGGACGGCCTCGACGCCGTCGTGGTCCCCGCCGACGACGTGGACGACGTACGCGGGTACGACGCAGTGGTGCTCGGCGGCGCCCTGTACGCCGGGCACTGGAGCGGCAAGGCCAAGCGCTGCGCCGAACGCAACGAGCACTACCTTCAGCACCGCCCGGTCTACCTGTTCAGCAGCGGCCCCGTGGACAGTTCCGCCGAGCAGCACGACATCGCGCCGGTGCCTGCGGTGGCCCGGGAGATGGAGCGCCTCGGCGCACGCGAGCACATCACCTTCGGCGGCAGTGTCACCGCCAGTACGCCCGGGTTCATCGCCCGGGCCATGGTCCGCGCGGGCAAGGGAGGAGACTTCCGCAATCCCGAGCGGATCCGGACATGGGCCCACCACATCAGCGCCGAACTCGCCGCTCCCCACTGA
- a CDS encoding Rv1733c family protein: MSEPGTPGDGPTRSRPATADRVRRLFGGRPNELRRPADRTRRRWNIAFVLSFLIALSCGVVVTTAVWDAESRTAREAARHRHRIEATTVGAVGRAVSNRSGGTSRTVAPAVWEYPAAHQHSDTISVPFGTPAGRTVTIWVDDAGREAQAPSAEARRVLTAAVAGVGSFSLLALATGAVVRLRLLLVETRSLAQWEHEWEAVEPRWSGRLRREKGPGDD; encoded by the coding sequence ATGTCCGAGCCCGGCACGCCCGGAGACGGGCCCACCCGATCGCGCCCGGCGACGGCCGACCGCGTGCGTCGGCTGTTCGGCGGACGTCCGAACGAGCTGCGTCGTCCGGCCGACCGGACCCGGCGCCGCTGGAACATCGCCTTCGTGCTCTCCTTCCTGATCGCCCTGTCCTGCGGCGTCGTCGTCACGACGGCCGTCTGGGATGCCGAAAGCCGCACTGCCCGGGAAGCGGCCCGGCACCGGCACCGGATCGAGGCGACGACGGTCGGTGCCGTGGGGCGCGCGGTCTCCAACCGTTCCGGCGGCACCTCCCGGACGGTTGCTCCGGCCGTCTGGGAGTACCCGGCCGCTCACCAGCACTCCGACACGATCTCCGTCCCGTTCGGCACTCCGGCAGGCCGGACGGTCACGATCTGGGTCGATGACGCGGGCAGGGAGGCGCAGGCGCCGTCGGCCGAAGCCCGACGCGTCCTCACGGCCGCAGTCGCGGGAGTCGGATCCTTCAGCCTGCTCGCCCTCGCCACAGGGGCAGTGGTCCGCCTTCGTCTGCTTCTTGTCGAGACCCGCAGCCTGGCCCAGTGGGAGCACGAGTGGGAGGCCGTGGAGCCGCGCTGGTCCGGCAGGCTGCGGCGCGAAAAGGGACCTGGCGATGACTGA
- a CDS encoding cation-translocating P-type ATPase, with protein MTEAATRPPFPVNGLPLSPDPLEPLPLLRRELGTGPSGLSAREAARRLAVYGPNEVRRKARTSVGRELVRQLVHPLAMLLWAAAALAFVADIAVLGWAIVAVVIVNAAFALLQERQAEQAVETLARYLPEHAWVIRDGQPSAVESRELVPGDLIVLEEGAKVPADGRLTDGGIEVDLSMLTGESAPAERVAGPGLAGAPLLQEPNLVFSGTACTEGQAQAIVFATGDHTELGRIAALSQRTQRDPSPLERQVKKVAWLIAAVAVAMGAVFLVAGVAVGLPLTDSLIFAIGLLVANVPEGLLPIITLALAVGVRALARQGAVVKRLSAVETLGSTNVICTDKTGTLTRNRMRLQTVWTPEHGTSKGPWAGELARAVALCTTVTRDAQGHLHGDPTEIALVEGAGAHGAPIDLDRRDADRQILFRFDPRLRLMSVVQQAEPDGARVIVKGAPESVVGALDGGDSTAALAAADRLAHDGMRVLAVAVRDLPKGATTPARRHDAERGLRLLGLVGLYDPPRPEVAEAVRRCHDAGLRVHIVTGDNGATAAAVAREVGIGVPRLTVVAQSETVGDQELDQLLAQGDAEVVFARSSPETKLHVADTLRAHGQIVAMTGDGVNDAPALHRAHIGVAMGRSGTDVAREASTMVLTDDNFATIVAAIESGRRVYDNVRKFIVYIFAHATPEVVPFLVFALSAGTIPLPLTVLQILAIDLGTETLPALALGRERAEPGVMSRPPRPSSQGVISRDMLIRSWGWLGTVSAALVMTAFFYVLWRAGWHPGDPTGPGTPLHHAYVTATTATFAGIVTCQVGTAMAARTDHAALREIGLFTNHLLLAGIAFELVFTAALVYAPPLQDLFGTAALSLDVVALIATFPVLVWGTDELRRWARRTCRSTNA; from the coding sequence ATGACTGAGGCAGCCACCCGGCCCCCCTTTCCGGTCAACGGGCTGCCCCTGAGCCCTGACCCCCTCGAACCGTTGCCGCTCCTGAGGCGCGAACTCGGCACCGGGCCGAGTGGACTCTCCGCGCGCGAGGCGGCCCGCCGCCTCGCCGTCTACGGCCCCAACGAGGTCCGCCGCAAGGCCCGTACCTCGGTGGGCCGGGAGCTCGTCCGCCAGCTCGTCCACCCGCTGGCCATGCTGCTCTGGGCGGCTGCCGCACTGGCCTTCGTGGCGGACATAGCGGTCCTCGGCTGGGCCATCGTCGCCGTGGTCATCGTCAACGCCGCCTTCGCGCTCCTGCAGGAGCGCCAGGCGGAGCAGGCAGTGGAGACCCTGGCCCGGTATCTGCCCGAGCACGCATGGGTGATCCGCGACGGCCAACCGTCGGCCGTCGAGTCGCGCGAGCTCGTGCCGGGCGACCTCATCGTCCTCGAAGAGGGCGCCAAGGTCCCCGCCGATGGACGCCTCACAGACGGCGGTATCGAGGTCGACCTGTCGATGCTGACAGGGGAGTCCGCCCCCGCCGAACGCGTCGCCGGCCCCGGTCTCGCAGGGGCTCCGCTGCTCCAGGAGCCGAACCTCGTCTTCAGCGGTACTGCCTGCACCGAGGGCCAGGCCCAGGCGATCGTGTTCGCCACGGGCGACCACACCGAACTCGGACGGATCGCGGCACTCAGCCAGCGCACCCAGCGGGACCCCAGCCCCTTGGAGCGGCAGGTCAAGAAGGTCGCCTGGCTGATCGCCGCCGTCGCGGTGGCCATGGGCGCGGTGTTCCTCGTGGCAGGCGTGGCCGTGGGACTCCCGCTGACCGACTCGCTGATCTTCGCCATCGGCCTGCTGGTCGCCAACGTGCCCGAGGGCCTGCTGCCGATCATCACCCTCGCCCTGGCCGTCGGGGTACGGGCCCTCGCCCGTCAGGGGGCTGTGGTCAAGCGGCTGAGCGCCGTGGAAACTCTCGGGTCCACTAACGTGATCTGCACCGACAAGACCGGCACCCTCACCCGGAACCGCATGCGGCTCCAGACTGTGTGGACACCTGAACACGGTACGAGCAAAGGCCCCTGGGCAGGCGAACTCGCCCGCGCAGTGGCCCTGTGCACCACGGTCACGCGGGATGCCCAGGGCCACCTGCACGGGGACCCGACCGAGATCGCCCTGGTCGAAGGAGCCGGCGCCCACGGCGCCCCCATCGACCTCGACAGGAGGGACGCCGACCGCCAGATCCTCTTCCGTTTCGACCCCCGCTTGCGCCTGATGTCCGTCGTGCAGCAGGCGGAACCGGACGGCGCCCGCGTCATCGTCAAAGGCGCGCCGGAGTCGGTGGTGGGCGCCCTTGACGGCGGGGACTCCACTGCCGCGCTCGCCGCCGCGGACCGGCTCGCCCACGACGGCATGCGTGTCCTGGCCGTCGCCGTGCGCGACCTGCCGAAGGGGGCCACGACGCCGGCGCGGCGCCACGACGCGGAGAGAGGTCTGCGCCTTCTGGGGCTCGTCGGCCTGTACGACCCTCCGCGGCCCGAGGTCGCGGAGGCAGTCCGCCGCTGTCACGACGCGGGCCTCCGGGTCCACATCGTCACCGGCGACAACGGCGCCACCGCGGCCGCCGTCGCGCGGGAGGTCGGCATCGGAGTACCGCGCCTCACGGTGGTGGCCCAGTCCGAGACGGTGGGTGACCAGGAGCTCGACCAGCTCCTGGCACAAGGCGATGCCGAGGTCGTTTTCGCCCGCTCCTCTCCGGAGACCAAGCTGCACGTGGCCGACACGCTGCGCGCACACGGGCAGATCGTGGCCATGACCGGCGACGGTGTCAACGACGCTCCGGCACTTCACCGTGCGCACATCGGGGTCGCGATGGGCCGGTCCGGCACCGACGTGGCACGCGAAGCGTCCACGATGGTGCTGACCGACGACAACTTCGCCACCATCGTCGCCGCCATCGAATCCGGGCGCCGCGTATACGACAACGTCCGCAAGTTCATCGTCTACATCTTCGCCCACGCCACCCCCGAGGTCGTGCCCTTCCTGGTGTTCGCACTCTCGGCCGGCACCATCCCCCTGCCGCTGACCGTCCTGCAGATCCTCGCCATCGACCTCGGCACCGAGACTCTCCCCGCCCTCGCCCTCGGCCGGGAACGGGCCGAGCCGGGCGTCATGAGCCGTCCGCCGCGACCGAGCTCGCAGGGGGTCATCTCCCGCGACATGCTCATCCGGAGCTGGGGATGGCTCGGTACGGTGTCCGCCGCCCTGGTCATGACCGCGTTCTTCTACGTGCTCTGGCGGGCGGGCTGGCACCCCGGCGACCCCACCGGCCCCGGCACCCCCCTCCACCATGCGTACGTCACCGCGACCACCGCCACGTTCGCCGGCATCGTCACCTGCCAGGTCGGCACGGCCATGGCCGCACGCACCGACCACGCCGCTCTGCGCGAGATCGGCCTGTTCACCAACCACCTGCTCCTCGCAGGCATCGCCTTCGAGTTGGTCTTCACCGCGGCGCTCGTCTACGCGCCGCCGCTGCAAGACCTGTTCGGCACCGCAGCCCTCTCCCTCGATGTCGTCGCGCTCATCGCCACCTTCCCGGTCCTCGTGTGGGGCACCGACGAACTCCGGCGCTGGGCCCGACGCACTTGCCGAAGCACGAACGCCTGA
- a CDS encoding DUF1876 domain-containing protein, with the protein MSRTAEWKVRLYLFEEDHTTKARLELDTGTNRLTGHGTARCAPQDDDVPEIGEELAVARAMEDLALQMKRAAYGDMQAAGAPSLQESLKPYSGWLDTTA; encoded by the coding sequence ATGTCACGCACGGCCGAATGGAAGGTCCGCCTCTACCTCTTCGAGGAGGACCACACGACGAAGGCACGCCTGGAACTCGACACGGGCACGAACAGGCTCACGGGCCACGGCACCGCCCGTTGCGCACCCCAGGACGACGACGTCCCGGAGATCGGCGAAGAACTCGCGGTCGCTCGTGCCATGGAGGATCTCGCCCTCCAGATGAAGCGAGCCGCCTACGGCGACATGCAGGCTGCCGGAGCTCCGTCCCTGCAGGAGTCCCTCAAGCCGTACAGCGGGTGGCTGGACACCACAGCGTGA
- a CDS encoding universal stress protein produces MEHTVSGSELGSVVVGVDGSEPARQAALWAAGEAERRGRPLHIVYGADTDGRALYASVETIERVRVAGRELLDDIAAAVKKQHPGLVATTEFGRGDPVASLHRAAGRRGTIVVGNRGLGGFNSLLLGSVGLKVAAGAKTPVIIVRGTESGAESGTVLAGVRDERDLDCVRYAAREAELRKAELRLLQVWNVLQSVGDVMTMMDDIKEIADEYVRHLTALTERIRREFPDLTVRADAEKSASVAGVLVEASRHADLLVMGGRRASAYLGPTLGRHTHSLVHHSHCPVLLIPRHPDEHGSGS; encoded by the coding sequence ATGGAGCACACCGTCAGCGGTTCCGAACTCGGCTCCGTCGTCGTCGGCGTCGACGGCTCCGAGCCCGCCCGTCAGGCCGCGCTCTGGGCAGCGGGAGAGGCCGAACGCCGAGGGCGTCCGCTGCACATCGTGTACGGCGCCGACACGGACGGCCGGGCACTCTACGCATCTGTCGAGACCATCGAGCGCGTCCGTGTTGCCGGCCGCGAACTGCTCGACGACATCGCTGCTGCGGTCAAGAAGCAGCACCCCGGCCTGGTCGCCACCACGGAATTCGGTCGTGGCGACCCCGTGGCCAGCCTGCACCGGGCCGCTGGTCGTCGCGGCACCATAGTGGTCGGCAACCGGGGGTTGGGCGGATTCAACTCCCTCTTGCTCGGATCCGTGGGCCTGAAGGTGGCGGCCGGTGCGAAGACGCCCGTCATCATCGTCAGGGGAACCGAAAGCGGCGCCGAGAGCGGGACGGTACTCGCCGGGGTCCGTGACGAGCGAGATCTGGACTGTGTGCGTTACGCGGCGCGCGAGGCCGAGCTGCGCAAGGCCGAGCTGCGGCTGCTCCAGGTGTGGAACGTGCTTCAGTCCGTCGGCGACGTGATGACCATGATGGACGACATCAAGGAGATCGCCGACGAGTACGTCCGGCACCTGACCGCGCTGACGGAGCGAATCCGCCGGGAATTCCCGGACCTCACCGTGCGGGCGGATGCCGAGAAGAGCGCGTCCGTCGCCGGTGTTCTCGTAGAGGCTTCCCGGCACGCCGACCTGCTGGTCATGGGCGGTCGCAGGGCGTCCGCATACCTGGGACCCACCCTCGGGCGGCACACCCACAGCCTCGTACACCACTCGCACTGCCCTGTGCTGCTCATCCCGCGCCACCCGGACGAGCACGGGAGTGGATCGTGA
- a CDS encoding universal stress protein translates to MATAERREIVVGIDPARDWHLPLAWASDHRRGIGLRLVVAVPPPQRTRQVDDTPRRTALRQAGSEALAAGYDWARDRHLGLDAATDLIEGFPVPAIGRLSHQARMLVLGSRHLSRTAELFSAGSTVVPVVAQAHCPVVVVGNPEHTTQETPYLVVGIDGSESSKAALALAFEEADLRGAALRAIAVWQPPVFLLHDEEVALQAQRRMLSEATAGWSQKYPDVVLSHEVPIGHPVEELAEAAEHALAVVVGRRGRGGYSGMRLGSVVHGLLHRAFCPVITVPAE, encoded by the coding sequence ATGGCCACCGCCGAACGCCGCGAGATCGTCGTAGGCATTGACCCGGCCAGGGACTGGCACTTGCCCCTTGCCTGGGCGTCTGACCACCGTCGTGGGATCGGGCTCCGACTCGTCGTGGCTGTGCCTCCGCCGCAGCGTACGCGGCAGGTTGATGACACACCCCGCAGGACGGCTCTGCGCCAGGCGGGCTCTGAAGCCCTCGCGGCAGGTTACGACTGGGCGCGGGACCGACACCTGGGGCTTGACGCGGCCACTGATCTGATCGAAGGATTCCCCGTTCCCGCCATCGGACGCCTGTCTCACCAGGCCCGCATGCTCGTGCTCGGATCCCGTCACCTGAGCCGGACCGCGGAACTCTTCAGCGCCGGTTCCACGGTGGTCCCGGTCGTGGCCCAGGCGCATTGCCCCGTCGTCGTGGTGGGAAACCCCGAGCACACCACCCAGGAGACGCCCTACCTGGTCGTCGGCATCGACGGCAGTGAGTCCTCGAAGGCTGCGCTGGCGCTTGCTTTCGAGGAAGCCGACCTGCGCGGCGCAGCACTGCGCGCCATCGCAGTGTGGCAGCCGCCGGTCTTCTTGCTCCACGACGAGGAGGTCGCATTGCAGGCTCAGCGGCGGATGCTGTCCGAGGCCACGGCCGGCTGGTCGCAGAAGTACCCGGACGTGGTGCTCTCCCACGAGGTCCCGATCGGGCACCCGGTGGAAGAGCTCGCGGAAGCCGCCGAGCACGCCCTGGCCGTGGTGGTGGGCCGTCGCGGACGAGGAGGCTACTCCGGCATGCGCCTGGGCTCCGTTGTCCACGGACTGCTCCACCGGGCGTTCTGCCCGGTGATCACGGTTCCGGCCGAATAG
- a CDS encoding sensor histidine kinase, giving the protein MGGDEQRAVRSGLPRLRLDELLEELQVRINEVRGTRDRLNGLLEAVMSVGRELDLPQVLRGIVEAAVVLVDAEYGALGVIGDDQKLAQFLPVGIGDDLRAEIGDLPSGHGILGELIRHPETLRLSELSDHPASYGFPAHHPPMHSFLGVPIRVREEVFGNLYMTEKRGGIDFDEEDEAVLSTLAVAAGIAIENARLFEEVRLRERWLTASSDFTSALLSGLAEAEVLEGMLERARDITGADIGVFYLVGQGGELRGSLALGDGAEAHRGIVLPSSAGTLAAAALGEEDGLITVADVGTEVRITVQPERWKGFGPAVAVTVGTKEKLSGVLILARRCGRPAFARAEIAALPGFAGQAALALELADRRRDAEQMSMLADHDRIARDLHDLAIQRLFATGMTLQSAQRFVEHPEASERLARAIDDLDATIKIIRSTIFGLREHEAPGVTPKLRLRAVQAVEEAARTLGFAPALRMEGLIDTDVPPETADEALAVIGEALTNVARHAQADRAEVSLSAVEGVLTVRVTDDGVGVARGGRRGGLRNLAERAERLGGELSVSAHGSTGRGTKLEWRVPLDGGDFPPPG; this is encoded by the coding sequence ATGGGCGGGGACGAGCAGCGTGCCGTGCGTTCGGGGCTGCCGCGGCTCCGGCTGGATGAATTGCTCGAAGAGCTCCAGGTCCGCATCAACGAGGTGCGCGGCACCAGGGACCGGCTCAACGGGCTCCTTGAAGCCGTGATGTCCGTCGGCCGGGAGCTCGACCTTCCGCAGGTCCTGAGGGGCATCGTCGAAGCCGCCGTCGTCCTGGTGGACGCGGAGTACGGCGCCCTCGGAGTCATCGGCGACGACCAGAAGCTCGCCCAGTTCCTCCCCGTGGGCATCGGTGACGACCTCCGGGCCGAGATCGGCGACCTGCCCTCCGGCCACGGCATCCTCGGCGAACTCATCCGCCACCCCGAGACCCTACGGCTGTCGGAGTTGTCCGATCACCCCGCCTCCTACGGGTTCCCGGCCCACCACCCCCCGATGCACTCCTTCCTCGGGGTCCCCATCCGGGTTCGCGAGGAGGTGTTCGGCAACCTCTACATGACCGAGAAGCGCGGCGGCATCGACTTCGACGAGGAGGACGAGGCGGTCCTGTCCACGCTGGCGGTGGCGGCAGGCATCGCCATCGAGAACGCCCGTCTCTTCGAAGAGGTACGTCTCCGGGAGCGCTGGCTGACCGCCAGCTCCGACTTCACCAGCGCTCTGCTCTCCGGCTTGGCCGAAGCGGAGGTACTGGAGGGCATGCTGGAGCGGGCCCGTGACATCACGGGAGCCGACATCGGTGTCTTCTACCTCGTGGGCCAGGGCGGGGAACTGCGCGGCTCGCTGGCGCTGGGAGACGGTGCCGAGGCGCACCGCGGCATCGTGCTGCCCAGCAGCGCGGGAACCCTGGCAGCAGCCGCCCTCGGCGAGGAGGACGGACTGATCACTGTTGCCGACGTCGGAACCGAGGTCCGGATCACCGTGCAGCCGGAACGCTGGAAGGGCTTCGGCCCCGCCGTCGCCGTCACGGTCGGCACCAAGGAGAAGTTGAGCGGCGTCCTCATCCTGGCCCGCAGATGCGGCCGCCCGGCGTTCGCCCGCGCCGAGATCGCAGCCCTGCCCGGTTTTGCCGGCCAGGCCGCCCTGGCTCTGGAGCTCGCCGACCGGCGCCGGGACGCCGAGCAGATGAGCATGCTGGCGGATCACGACCGCATCGCCCGCGACCTGCACGATCTCGCCATCCAGCGCCTTTTTGCCACAGGCATGACCCTGCAGAGCGCCCAACGCTTCGTCGAGCATCCCGAGGCTTCGGAACGGCTCGCCCGAGCCATCGACGACCTGGATGCCACCATCAAGATCATTCGCTCGACGATCTTCGGACTTCGCGAACACGAGGCGCCCGGGGTCACGCCGAAGCTGCGGCTGCGTGCTGTCCAAGCCGTGGAGGAGGCCGCCCGGACACTCGGCTTCGCCCCGGCCCTGCGGATGGAGGGCCTGATCGACACCGACGTCCCCCCCGAGACCGCGGACGAGGCGCTCGCGGTGATCGGGGAGGCACTCACCAACGTGGCCCGCCATGCACAGGCGGACCGGGCAGAAGTGTCCCTCTCGGCCGTCGAGGGCGTACTGACCGTACGGGTCACCGACGACGGAGTGGGAGTGGCACGGGGAGGCCGTCGCGGCGGGCTCCGCAATCTCGCCGAGAGGGCCGAACGCCTGGGCGGCGAGCTCTCCGTATCGGCGCACGGGTCGACCGGGCGGGGGACGAAACTGGAATGGCGGGTACCGCTGGATGGAGGCGACTTCCCACCGCCCGGGTGA